The proteins below are encoded in one region of Amycolatopsis acidiphila:
- a CDS encoding PH domain-containing protein, with protein MTEPPLPWHRLSAKMLAVHPVQETIRFLPVLIGVLFIGSNGQGHIWSLVGLGIAVAGGLLRWFTTTYQITPSHIRVRRGLLRRRELSVPRDRVRSVDLTAHPLQRILGLSRVVVGTGRSDRHDEGVTLDALATPAAAQLREELLHRSVSVEQKEPEGRVVAQLSPRWVRYGPFTLSGIATIGVVVGSLANLFNETRLDPDNFGLLRSVIGQLTSVPVAVAVVEITVFAAVLVAVLSALAYVLAFWNFRLTRTEGTLHVTRGLLTSRSTTIEVRRLRGAEISEPLLLRAAGGARCMAITTGLRVGRGSEHGGSVLLPPAPLAEARRVAGEVVGDAEPAVHDLIRHGPRAHRRRYTRAFLFAAIVTGVLLLLWWLARWPAWPWQAALALFPLGALLAEDRYRNLGHALLGRRLVFRHGSLLRRRYMLSSEGVIGWVVHRSFFQRRAGLVSLTATTAAGRQHYTCTDMPAAEAVALAHDAVPGLLDPFLVRRE; from the coding sequence GTGACCGAGCCTCCACTGCCCTGGCACCGGCTGAGCGCGAAGATGCTCGCGGTCCACCCGGTGCAGGAGACCATCCGGTTCCTGCCCGTGCTCATCGGCGTGCTGTTCATCGGCAGCAACGGCCAGGGCCACATCTGGAGCCTCGTCGGCCTCGGCATCGCGGTGGCGGGCGGGTTGCTGCGCTGGTTCACCACGACCTACCAGATCACGCCGTCGCACATCCGGGTCCGCCGCGGACTCCTGCGCCGCCGCGAGCTTTCCGTGCCGCGCGACCGGGTCCGCTCGGTCGACCTGACCGCGCATCCCCTGCAACGCATCCTCGGCCTCAGCCGCGTAGTCGTCGGCACGGGCCGGTCGGACCGCCACGACGAAGGCGTCACCCTCGACGCGCTCGCGACCCCGGCCGCGGCCCAGCTACGCGAGGAACTGTTGCACCGCAGCGTTTCCGTCGAGCAGAAGGAGCCCGAGGGAAGAGTCGTCGCGCAGCTGTCGCCGCGGTGGGTCCGGTACGGGCCGTTCACGTTGTCCGGCATCGCGACGATCGGTGTCGTGGTCGGCTCGCTGGCCAACCTGTTCAACGAGACGCGCCTCGACCCGGACAACTTCGGCCTGCTGCGCTCGGTCATCGGGCAGCTCACGTCGGTACCGGTCGCCGTCGCGGTCGTGGAGATCACCGTCTTCGCGGCGGTGCTCGTCGCCGTGCTGTCCGCGCTCGCCTACGTCCTGGCGTTCTGGAACTTCCGGCTGACCCGCACGGAAGGAACGCTGCACGTCACGCGTGGCCTGCTCACCAGCCGGTCGACGACCATCGAGGTGCGACGGCTGCGCGGCGCCGAGATCAGCGAGCCGCTGCTGCTGCGGGCCGCCGGCGGCGCGCGCTGCATGGCGATCACCACCGGCCTGCGGGTCGGCCGCGGCTCCGAGCACGGCGGGTCGGTCCTGCTGCCCCCGGCGCCGCTCGCCGAAGCGCGGCGGGTCGCGGGCGAGGTCGTCGGCGATGCCGAACCGGCGGTGCACGACCTCATCCGCCACGGCCCGAGGGCGCACCGGCGCCGCTACACACGGGCGTTCTTGTTCGCGGCGATCGTGACCGGCGTCCTCCTGCTGCTGTGGTGGCTCGCCCGCTGGCCGGCGTGGCCGTGGCAGGCCGCGCTCGCGCTGTTCCCGCTCGGCGCCCTGCTGGCCGAGGACCGCTACCGCAACCTCGGTCACGCCCTGCTGGGGCGGCGGCTGGTGTTCCGGCACGGCAGCCTGCTACGCCGCCGGTACATGCTGTCCTCCGAGGGCGTGATCGGCTGGGTCGTGCACCGGTCGTTCTTCCAGCGCCGGGCGGGACTGGTCTCGCTCACCGCCACCACCGCGGCCGGACGGCAGCACTACACCTGCACAGACATGCCGGCCGCCGAAGCGGTCGCGCTGGCCCACGACGCCGTGCCCGGGTTACTCGACCCGTTCCTCGTCCGGCGCGAGTGA
- a CDS encoding ArsR/SmtB family transcription factor has product MGHGVEGRDTPAASLDAASAATVAATLQALATPSRLLMLTRLRQGPCSVGELAEAVEMEQSAVSHQLRLLRNLGLVAGRRTGRSIVYSLYDNHVAQLLDEAVYHVEHLRLGVTDRSDTA; this is encoded by the coding sequence GTGGGGCACGGAGTCGAAGGCAGGGACACGCCTGCCGCGTCGCTGGACGCGGCGAGTGCCGCCACGGTCGCCGCCACCCTGCAGGCGTTGGCCACGCCGAGTCGCCTGCTCATGCTGACCCGTCTGCGGCAGGGGCCCTGCTCGGTCGGCGAGCTCGCCGAAGCGGTGGAGATGGAGCAGTCCGCGGTGTCACACCAGCTGCGCCTGCTGCGCAACCTCGGCCTCGTCGCCGGACGCCGCACGGGCCGCAGCATCGTCTACAGCCTGTACGACAACCACGTGGCCCAGCTGCTCGACGAGGCCGTCTACCACGTCGAGCACCTCCGACTCGGCGTAACAGACCGCTCCGACACGGCTTGA
- a CDS encoding phytoene desaturase family protein, which produces MASDVVVVGSGPNGLAAAVMLARAGLRVEICEGAEQLGGGLRSKALFDSEVGHDICSAVHPMAAASRFFREFDLPARGVEMCQPEIAYGHPLDGGRAGLAYRSLDRTCEALGADGPRYRKLMRPLVMHSQGLVDALFSDQRSVPADPWALLSLPARILTQGTPIARHLFHTEEAAAMLAGVAGHAVGRLPSLPAAGIILLLGHLAHSTGWPLPRGGSQRIANALADDFLAHHGILHTGRPVTDLRELAAFRAVVLDIGPRNLLDIAGPLLPDRYRRGLEKYRYGPAAAKVDFLVSEPIPWANPELRKAGTVHVCGDQAAVYASENATTKGKRAEAPYVLLSEPMVADPTRGLPGKRPVWAYCHVPNGDPVDPTELIRRQIERFAPGFTDTVLASRSTNALQQNEYNPNYVGGDIAAGAIDLRQLAGRPVLKWNPYRTPLGGVYLCSAATPPGPGVHGMSGYFAAKSVLRNEFGIRELPSLAPDEERVE; this is translated from the coding sequence ATGGCCAGTGATGTCGTCGTGGTCGGATCCGGGCCCAACGGGCTGGCCGCCGCCGTGATGCTCGCCCGCGCCGGGCTCCGGGTCGAGATCTGCGAGGGTGCGGAGCAGCTGGGCGGCGGGCTGCGGTCGAAGGCCTTGTTCGACTCCGAGGTCGGCCACGACATCTGTTCGGCCGTGCACCCGATGGCGGCCGCGAGCCGCTTCTTCCGCGAGTTCGACCTGCCTGCTCGCGGCGTCGAGATGTGCCAGCCGGAGATCGCCTACGGGCATCCGCTCGACGGCGGCCGCGCGGGCCTGGCATACCGCAGCCTCGACCGCACATGCGAGGCGCTCGGGGCGGACGGGCCGCGGTACCGGAAGCTGATGCGGCCACTCGTCATGCACTCCCAGGGCCTGGTGGACGCGCTGTTCTCCGACCAGCGGTCCGTGCCGGCCGATCCGTGGGCGCTGCTGTCGTTGCCCGCCCGGATCCTCACGCAGGGCACTCCGATCGCGCGGCACTTGTTCCACACCGAAGAGGCGGCGGCGATGCTCGCCGGTGTCGCCGGGCACGCCGTCGGCAGGTTGCCGAGCCTGCCCGCGGCCGGGATCATCCTGCTGCTCGGGCACCTCGCGCATTCGACCGGCTGGCCCCTCCCACGTGGCGGCAGCCAGCGGATCGCGAACGCGCTCGCCGACGATTTCCTCGCGCACCACGGAATTCTGCACACCGGGCGGCCGGTGACCGACCTGCGTGAGCTCGCGGCCTTCCGCGCCGTCGTGCTCGACATCGGGCCGCGCAACCTGCTCGACATCGCGGGTCCCCTGTTGCCCGATCGCTACCGGCGCGGTCTCGAGAAGTACCGCTACGGACCCGCCGCCGCGAAGGTCGACTTCCTCGTGTCCGAGCCGATCCCCTGGGCGAACCCCGAGCTGCGCAAGGCCGGCACGGTGCACGTGTGCGGGGACCAGGCGGCGGTGTACGCGAGCGAAAACGCCACCACGAAAGGGAAACGAGCCGAGGCGCCATACGTGTTGCTGTCCGAGCCCATGGTCGCGGACCCGACGCGTGGCCTACCGGGAAAGCGGCCGGTGTGGGCGTACTGCCATGTGCCCAACGGAGATCCCGTCGATCCCACCGAGCTGATCCGCCGTCAGATCGAACGGTTCGCGCCCGGCTTCACCGACACCGTGCTCGCCAGCCGGAGCACGAATGCCTTGCAACAGAACGAATACAACCCGAACTACGTCGGCGGGGACATCGCTGCCGGCGCGATCGACCTGCGGCAGCTCGCCGGGCGGCCGGTGCTGAAGTGGAACCCGTACCGCACGCCGCTCGGCGGTGTCTACCTGTGCTCCGCGGCCACGCCGCCCGGCCCGGGGGTACACGGCATGAGCGGCTACTTCGCGGCGAAATCCGTGCTGCGCAACGAGTTCGGCATCCGCGAGCTGCCGTCACTCGCGCCGGACGAGGAACGGGTCGAGTAA
- a CDS encoding PH domain-containing protein, which yields MTEPVLDLRPPANLVSRRAVLFWTTRAALGWLVPLIGELLWLVLGDGGTPLAIVLVVTAVLAVAHLIVMPQWRYRVHRWETSEQVVYTQSGWFNQERRIAPVSRIQTVDTERGPLERMFGLANLTVTTASARGPVHIHGLELDTAQRLAADLATRTQATVGDAT from the coding sequence GTGACCGAACCAGTGCTGGATCTTCGGCCCCCGGCGAACCTGGTGAGCCGCCGCGCGGTGCTGTTCTGGACGACCAGGGCGGCCCTCGGCTGGCTCGTCCCGCTGATCGGCGAGCTGCTGTGGCTCGTCCTCGGCGATGGCGGCACCCCGTTGGCCATCGTCCTCGTCGTCACCGCCGTACTCGCCGTCGCGCACCTGATCGTGATGCCCCAGTGGCGTTACCGCGTGCACCGCTGGGAGACGAGCGAGCAGGTCGTCTACACCCAGTCCGGCTGGTTCAACCAGGAACGCCGCATCGCGCCGGTCTCGCGGATCCAGACCGTCGACACCGAGCGCGGCCCGCTGGAGCGCATGTTCGGCCTCGCCAACCTCACCGTCACCACCGCCTCCGCGCGCGGCCCGGTGCACATCCACGGCCTGGAACTGGACACCGCGCAACGGCTCGCGGCCGACCTCGCCACCCGCACCCAGGCCACCGTCGGGGACGCGACGTGA
- a CDS encoding IclR family transcriptional regulator domain-containing protein produces the protein MRPSHRRPVLDRTSSRPAGRTRDVPLVDGGVDRRGHAHQVDQVGESAYLARFDPDDLVAIYVRRVECTKPLRYIHELGTPIPLHAWAAGKAILAECGEDVGTVSRSALARIRW, from the coding sequence ATGCGACCCAGTCACCGCAGGCCAGTACTCGATCGGACCTCGTCTCGTCCAGCTGGCCGCACGCGTGATGTCCCTCTCGTCGACGGCGGTGTCGATCGAAGGGGTCATGCGCACCAGGTCGACCAGGTCGGCGAGTCGGCTTACCTGGCGAGGTTCGATCCGGACGACCTGGTCGCCATATACGTGCGTCGTGTCGAGTGCACCAAACCACTGCGGTATATCCATGAGCTGGGCACGCCGATTCCACTGCATGCCTGGGCGGCCGGTAAGGCGATCCTCGCCGAATGCGGCGAGGACGTAGGGACTGTTTCAAGATCGGCTCTGGCACGGATCCGGTGGTGA
- a CDS encoding FAD-dependent monooxygenase, giving the protein MNILISGASIAGPALAYWLDRSGHRVTVVEKSSELRTGGQAVDFKGATHLEVLTKMGVLDEVRRRQTGGHDQTVVDANGKTLTVIPGEFTGGDIEIRRGDLTQLLYKRTVESCEYVFGESITSLTETGTGVHVTFEHGPARTFDLVVGADGIHSNVRRLAFGPEKDYVRFLGHYYALADLDVPGSGLMYNEPGRMAALGGPKAPAFFVFASPELEYDRYDAEQQKRLLMAAYDGGGWRIPEMVAAIPSARDIYLDSISRVEVDRYAQGRVVLLGDAAYGNTLGGFGTGLAIVAAYVLAGELALTHGDHRAAFAGYEESFRDYAKIAKQGSAGPFLAPGSRLRMRLRNWTFKSRFLLRQMLKLTDKFATDITLKPYPLPAAKNNHSER; this is encoded by the coding sequence ATGAACATTCTGATCTCCGGCGCGAGTATCGCCGGCCCCGCATTGGCCTACTGGCTCGACCGCTCCGGTCACCGCGTCACCGTCGTCGAGAAGTCGTCCGAGCTGCGCACCGGTGGCCAGGCGGTCGACTTCAAGGGCGCCACCCACCTCGAGGTGCTGACGAAGATGGGCGTCCTCGACGAGGTGCGGCGGCGGCAGACCGGCGGCCACGACCAGACCGTCGTCGACGCCAACGGCAAGACCCTCACGGTCATCCCCGGCGAGTTCACCGGCGGCGACATCGAGATCCGCCGCGGCGACCTGACCCAGCTGCTGTACAAGCGCACCGTCGAGAGCTGCGAGTACGTCTTCGGCGAGTCGATCACGTCCCTGACCGAGACGGGTACCGGCGTCCACGTGACGTTCGAGCACGGCCCGGCCCGCACGTTCGACCTGGTCGTCGGCGCGGACGGAATCCACTCCAACGTCCGGCGGCTCGCCTTCGGGCCCGAGAAGGACTACGTGCGCTTCCTCGGTCACTACTACGCCCTGGCGGACCTGGACGTGCCCGGCAGTGGGTTGATGTACAACGAGCCGGGGCGCATGGCCGCGCTCGGCGGCCCGAAGGCGCCGGCGTTCTTCGTGTTCGCGTCGCCGGAACTGGAGTACGACCGCTACGACGCCGAGCAGCAGAAGCGCCTGTTGATGGCCGCTTACGACGGCGGCGGGTGGCGGATCCCGGAAATGGTGGCCGCGATCCCGTCAGCGCGCGACATCTACCTGGACTCGATCAGCCGCGTCGAGGTCGACCGCTACGCCCAAGGCCGCGTGGTCCTCCTCGGCGATGCGGCGTACGGCAACACTCTCGGCGGCTTCGGCACCGGCCTCGCGATCGTCGCGGCGTACGTCCTGGCGGGTGAACTGGCCCTGACACACGGTGATCACCGTGCCGCGTTCGCCGGCTATGAGGAGTCGTTCCGCGACTACGCGAAGATCGCGAAGCAGGGCAGCGCGGGCCCGTTCCTGGCCCCCGGTTCCCGGTTGCGGATGCGCCTGCGCAACTGGACCTTCAAGTCGCGCTTCCTGCTGCGTCAGATGCTGAAGCTGACAGACAAATTCGCCACGGACATAACGCTGAAGCCCTACCCGCTCCCAGCCGCGAAGAACAACCACTCGGAACGGTAA
- a CDS encoding ISL3 family transposase, protein MVFSGLSSLVLDGVDDEAGVLVVRASTRPGPVDCPDCGVATGRVHGYVVRQVVDVPVDGRRVLIRLRIRRMRCGHLGCLRQTFREQPVGIVQRYQRRTVRLAAHVASVARELAGRASARVLAAVGVVLSRQTALRALLQLPLPTRSVPRVIGVDDFALRKRQRYATVIINAETGERVEVLPGRTAEVLEAWLREHPGVEVVCRDGSATYAQAIRRALPDAVQVGDRWHLWHNLAEVVLKEVAAHSTCWGKTGPPLREGARAVTTRQRWQQIHDLLKHGVGLLEIARRLNLAMNTVKRYARIDQPDRLVRAPQYRPTLVDPFRDYLRGRRREDPAVPVHQLMAEIKQRGYTGSHNLLYRYITQGRVESDRPAISPKRLTRYLLTRPDKLQDRQRERLEAAVSACREMTALATLVGDFAALLTPTTGNDDRLSDWIDRARAEDLPHLHAYTRGLEFDREAVNAALTQPFHNGRTEGVNTKTKMIKRQMYGRAGFPLLRHRILLG, encoded by the coding sequence TTGGTGTTCTCGGGGCTGTCGTCCCTGGTCCTCGATGGCGTCGACGATGAGGCTGGGGTGCTCGTGGTGCGGGCATCGACGCGGCCCGGTCCTGTGGACTGCCCGGACTGCGGGGTGGCGACGGGGCGAGTGCACGGCTATGTCGTCCGGCAAGTGGTCGATGTGCCGGTTGACGGGCGGCGGGTGCTGATACGGCTGCGGATTCGACGGATGCGCTGCGGGCATCTCGGGTGCTTGCGGCAGACGTTCCGTGAGCAGCCCGTTGGCATCGTGCAGCGATATCAGCGTCGAACTGTTCGGCTGGCCGCGCACGTGGCGAGCGTTGCGCGGGAATTGGCCGGTCGTGCAAGCGCCCGGGTCCTGGCCGCCGTCGGTGTGGTGCTGTCGAGGCAGACCGCGCTGCGGGCGCTGCTGCAGTTGCCGTTGCCGACCAGGTCGGTGCCCCGGGTGATCGGGGTGGACGACTTTGCCCTGCGTAAGCGGCAACGCTACGCCACCGTGATCATCAACGCGGAAACCGGCGAGCGGGTTGAGGTGTTGCCAGGCCGCACAGCAGAGGTGCTGGAGGCCTGGCTGCGGGAGCATCCCGGTGTGGAGGTGGTGTGCCGGGATGGTTCGGCCACCTATGCCCAGGCGATCCGTCGAGCCCTGCCCGACGCGGTGCAGGTTGGCGACCGCTGGCATCTGTGGCACAACCTCGCCGAGGTCGTGTTGAAGGAGGTCGCCGCGCACAGCACCTGCTGGGGCAAGACCGGTCCGCCACTGCGCGAGGGCGCGCGAGCGGTGACCACCCGCCAACGCTGGCAACAGATCCACGACCTGCTCAAGCACGGCGTGGGGCTGCTCGAAATCGCACGCCGGCTGAACCTGGCAATGAACACAGTGAAGCGATACGCCCGCATCGATCAACCCGACCGGCTGGTTCGCGCACCGCAGTACCGGCCCACCCTCGTCGACCCATTCCGTGACTACCTGCGTGGCCGCCGCCGCGAGGACCCGGCCGTGCCCGTGCATCAGCTGATGGCAGAGATCAAACAGCGCGGCTACACCGGAAGCCACAATCTGCTGTATCGCTACATCACCCAAGGACGAGTCGAATCCGACCGGCCAGCGATCTCTCCGAAGCGACTCACGCGCTACCTGCTCACACGCCCGGACAAGCTCCAAGATCGCCAGCGGGAACGACTCGAAGCCGCCGTGAGCGCCTGCCGCGAGATGACGGCGCTGGCCACCCTCGTCGGTGACTTCGCGGCTCTGCTCACCCCGACCACCGGCAACGATGACCGTCTTAGTGACTGGATCGACCGGGCCCGAGCCGAGGATCTACCTCACCTGCACGCTTACACCCGCGGACTCGAATTCGACCGCGAGGCCGTCAACGCCGCCCTCACCCAACCATTCCACAACGGACGAACGGAAGGAGTGAACACCAAAACCAAGATGATCAAACGGCAGATGTACGGTCGCGCGGGCTTCCCTCTCCTGCGTCACCGCATCTTGCTCGGCTAA
- a CDS encoding helix-turn-helix domain-containing protein, translated as MALESTNRALVVLDMLATSNPGPSIRRVSEQLGLSRSATHRILQSLAEEGYATQSPQASTRSDLVSSSWPHA; from the coding sequence ATGGCTCTTGAATCGACCAATCGCGCGTTGGTCGTGCTGGACATGTTGGCGACCAGCAACCCGGGGCCAAGCATTCGGCGAGTCTCCGAGCAGCTGGGCTTGAGCCGCAGCGCGACGCATCGCATCCTCCAGTCCCTCGCCGAAGAGGGGTATGCGACCCAGTCACCGCAGGCCAGTACTCGATCGGACCTCGTCTCGTCCAGCTGGCCGCACGCGTGA